The Antedon mediterranea chromosome 7, ecAntMedi1.1, whole genome shotgun sequence genome has a segment encoding these proteins:
- the LOC140055066 gene encoding uncharacterized protein, which produces MRVRYVLAVFVALFICSECMICFCGKTLKEKKKLCKGSPTKSSECPFGTNLVPDACGCCQECSKRLNEPCGSMMSAMGKCSNGLICSCRPPLNTGYCTVPQTCDSVRKDDTRGFLTPRFNSHHEKCRQKLIAPSDQVVHLMIYKASGLGYAQQGRTCVTKLQIIDYTEHSGKQITDVCSNQEGGFPIKFKSSTRRLDIVFIQDERGCGYYGPFDMNAKYRASYEFVPSEGSGTDRHNLSMIP; this is translated from the exons ATGCGTGTGAGATACGTTCTTGCTGTATTCGTggcattatttatttg TTCTGAGTGTATGATATGTTTTTGTGGTAAAACACTGAAGGAAAAGAAGAAACTATGTAAAGGTTCTCCAACAAAGTCCAGCGAATGCCCGTTTGGAACCAATTTAGTACCCGACGCATGTGGGTGTTGTCAAGAATGCTCTAAg AGATTGAATGAGCCATGTGGTAGCATGATGAGTGCGATGGGAAAATGTTCAAATGGTTTAATTTGTAGTTGCCGACCACCATTAAACACTGGATACTGCACTGTCCCACAAA caTGTGACTCCGTAAGGAAAGATGATACGCGGGGTTTTCTGACCCCAAGATTCAACAGTCACCATGAAAAGTGTCGCCAAAAGCTAATAGCGCCCTCCGATCAAGTTGTCCATCTCATGATCTACAAAGCCTCTGGTCTTGGATACGCTCAACAAGGCAGGACCTGCGTAACAAAACTCCAGATCATTGACTACACAGAACATTCAGGAAAGCAGATCACTGACGTATGCTCTAATCAGGAGGGTGGTTTTCCAATTAAGTTTAAGTCTTCTACGCGTAGGTTAGATATCGTTTTCATACAAGATGAACGTGGGTGTGGTTATTATGGACCGTTTGATATGAACGCGAAGTACAGAGCCTCCTACGAGTTTGTACCAAGTGAAGGATCTGGTACAGATAGGCATAACTTGTCTATGATACCATAA